From the Amycolatopsis thermoflava N1165 genome, one window contains:
- a CDS encoding alpha/beta fold hydrolase, which translates to MNVVRVNGADLVYDEAGAGPPVVFVHAGAADRRMWAAQFDGLAGTHRVIRYDQRGFGESADAAGDHCHYEDLLGLMDALGVDRAALVGCSMGGSYALEAALAAPDRVSGLVLICSGLSGHEWPESMRARAARDVHSAVPAERLRAYAARTREPDPADVEAMALAQARFLVPEPSELVLDMLRDVFRRTWTGPQRTERHLEPGPAGQLGEVVAPTLVVNGLLDVPEIQEVSGLLSTGIAGARRLDLPDAGHLPPVERPDRVTAALRGFLTELHSGNGPRALA; encoded by the coding sequence ATGAACGTGGTTCGCGTCAACGGGGCAGACCTGGTCTACGACGAGGCGGGCGCAGGCCCGCCGGTGGTCTTCGTGCACGCCGGAGCGGCCGACCGGCGCATGTGGGCCGCACAGTTCGACGGGCTCGCCGGCACCCATCGGGTGATCCGCTACGACCAGCGCGGCTTCGGTGAGTCCGCGGACGCGGCCGGCGACCACTGCCACTACGAGGACCTCCTCGGGCTGATGGACGCGCTCGGCGTCGACCGGGCGGCCCTGGTCGGCTGCTCGATGGGCGGGTCGTACGCGCTGGAGGCCGCGCTCGCGGCGCCGGACCGGGTGAGCGGCCTGGTGCTGATCTGCTCGGGGCTGTCCGGCCACGAGTGGCCGGAGTCGATGCGCGCCCGTGCCGCCCGCGACGTGCACAGCGCGGTGCCCGCCGAGCGGCTGCGCGCCTACGCGGCGCGGACCCGCGAGCCCGACCCGGCCGACGTCGAGGCGATGGCGCTGGCCCAGGCGCGGTTCCTGGTGCCGGAACCGTCCGAGCTCGTCCTCGACATGCTCCGCGACGTCTTCCGGCGGACCTGGACCGGGCCGCAGCGGACCGAACGGCATTTGGAACCGGGCCCCGCCGGCCAGCTGGGCGAGGTGGTGGCACCCACGCTGGTGGTCAACGGCCTCCTCGACGTGCCGGAGATCCAGGAGGTGTCCGGCCTGCTCAGCACGGGTATCGCCGGAGCACGGCGGCTCGACCTGCCGGACGCCGGTCACCTCCCGCCGGTCGAGCGGCCGGACCGGGTCACGGCCGCGCTGCGCGGGTTCCTCACCGAACTCCATTCCGGGAACGGGCCGCGTGCGCTAGCCTGA
- a CDS encoding acyl-CoA dehydrogenase family protein yields the protein MDFSLSTEEREVRDWVRTFVQRELMPLEQEVLRRERRGEPGLTSDELTALQLKAKESGFWGVQTPEEYGGMGLSAVMTALLEAELGRTFVPFRFGGAADNILFHANDEQKERYLLPTISGERKSCFAITEPGAGSDAKNIRTSARKDGADWIINGEKTFITGGNEADFVMVFAVTDPEKGAGGGVTCFLVDRDMGWKSEPIDTMGEWGPASLVFDNVRVPESQILGEEGQGFALAMQWIGRGRYLLPARAIGSCERLISMAIEHANTRETFGAPIATRQAIQWMIADSGVELEALRWLVLHAAWQVDSGMDSRHAQSIAKLYGGIKANEIVDRVLQIHGGMGYTRELPIERWYRELRLLRIYEGTDEIQRRTIARNLLKGHVKIGGALG from the coding sequence ATGGACTTCAGCTTGAGCACCGAAGAGCGGGAAGTGCGCGACTGGGTGCGCACGTTCGTGCAGCGTGAGCTGATGCCGCTCGAACAGGAGGTGCTGCGCCGCGAACGCCGCGGCGAACCCGGCCTCACCTCGGACGAGCTGACCGCGCTGCAGCTCAAGGCGAAGGAGTCCGGCTTCTGGGGCGTGCAGACCCCGGAGGAGTACGGCGGCATGGGCCTGTCGGCCGTGATGACCGCGCTGCTGGAGGCCGAGCTCGGCCGCACCTTCGTGCCCTTCCGCTTCGGCGGCGCGGCGGACAACATCCTGTTCCACGCCAACGACGAGCAGAAGGAGCGCTACCTGCTCCCGACGATCTCCGGCGAGCGCAAGTCGTGCTTCGCGATCACCGAGCCGGGCGCCGGCTCCGACGCGAAGAACATCCGCACCTCGGCCCGCAAGGACGGCGCGGACTGGATCATCAACGGCGAGAAGACGTTCATCACCGGCGGCAACGAGGCCGACTTCGTGATGGTGTTCGCGGTCACCGACCCGGAGAAGGGCGCGGGCGGCGGCGTCACCTGCTTCCTCGTGGACCGGGACATGGGCTGGAAGTCCGAGCCGATCGACACCATGGGCGAGTGGGGCCCGGCGTCGCTGGTGTTCGACAACGTGCGCGTCCCGGAGAGCCAGATCCTCGGCGAGGAGGGCCAGGGCTTCGCGCTGGCGATGCAGTGGATCGGCCGCGGCCGCTACCTGCTGCCCGCCCGCGCGATCGGGTCGTGCGAGCGGCTCATTTCGATGGCGATCGAGCACGCCAACACGCGTGAGACGTTCGGGGCGCCGATCGCGACCCGGCAGGCGATCCAGTGGATGATCGCGGACTCCGGGGTGGAGCTGGAAGCGCTGCGCTGGCTGGTGCTGCACGCGGCCTGGCAGGTCGATTCCGGAATGGACTCCCGCCACGCGCAGTCGATCGCGAAGCTGTACGGCGGCATCAAGGCCAACGAGATCGTCGACCGCGTGCTGCAGATCCACGGTGGCATGGGCTACACGCGGGAGCTGCCGATCGAGCGGTGGTACCGCGAGCTGCGCCTGCTGCGCATCTACGAGGGCACGGACGAGATCCAGCGCCGCACGATCGCCCGGAACCTGTTGAAGGGGCACGTCAAGATCGGCGGCGCGCTGGGTTGA
- a CDS encoding TetR/AcrR family transcriptional regulator: MALTTEQRVRRAAVKLFAAKGFHGTGIRDLAQAARISSASLYHYMGTKEDLLVDIMRECLDRLLLAARRALDTVDDPADALSALVTLHVMAHAAQPDETRVVDNEVSALSRPARRRIVALRDEYEAIWADTIGKGVSAGVFDAPEPAVTRLALLEMCTGVARWYSPRGPLPLDRLAARYAQLALRMLGSPALPGEQGAERAREVAAEVWRIRP, translated from the coding sequence ATGGCTCTGACCACCGAGCAACGCGTCCGCCGCGCCGCGGTCAAGCTGTTCGCCGCCAAGGGGTTCCACGGCACCGGCATCCGCGACCTGGCCCAGGCCGCCAGGATCTCCAGCGCGAGCCTCTACCACTACATGGGCACCAAGGAGGACCTGCTCGTCGACATCATGCGGGAGTGCCTGGACCGGCTCCTGCTGGCCGCGCGCCGGGCGCTGGACACCGTCGACGACCCGGCCGACGCGCTGTCCGCCCTGGTCACCCTGCACGTCATGGCCCACGCCGCCCAGCCGGACGAGACCCGCGTGGTGGACAACGAGGTCAGCGCCCTGTCCCGGCCCGCGCGGCGGCGGATCGTGGCGCTGCGGGACGAGTACGAAGCGATCTGGGCCGACACCATCGGCAAGGGCGTCTCGGCGGGCGTGTTCGACGCCCCGGAACCGGCCGTGACCAGGCTCGCCCTGCTGGAGATGTGCACCGGCGTCGCCCGCTGGTACTCACCACGCGGTCCACTGCCGCTGGACCGCCTCGCCGCCCGATATGCCCAGCTCGCGCTGCGCATGCTGGGAAGCCCGGCGCTCCCCGGCGAGCAGGGTGCCGAACGGGCCCGGGAGGTCGCCGCCGAGGTGTGGCGCATACGGCCCTAG